From Dreissena polymorpha isolate Duluth1 chromosome 15, UMN_Dpol_1.0, whole genome shotgun sequence, a single genomic window includes:
- the LOC127859363 gene encoding uncharacterized protein LOC127859363: MQSREKTQMQRAVSAVRQHKMKIRVAAREFNVPRSTLSDHVHGRVGETRTGPVSLLNEEEEGALVSYLLYMADHGFPMTRNRTRVYIREIIKQGGRTYPYKVSENGPSDEWFRKLFARHPELQERTPESLDPARSSMSREDVIYPFFDFLDKTLTQYGVKDKPSQMKTRPRHVKNVDVSRLTLWSRPV, translated from the exons ATGCAATCAAGGGAAAAGACACAGATGCAGCGTGCCGTCTCTGCTGTTAGGCAGCACAAAATGAAAATTAGGGTCGCTGCACGGGAATTCAATGTTCCACGTAGTACATTATCAGATCATGTACATGGGCGTGTTGGCGAGACACGCACAGGTCCAGTGAGCCTATTAAACGAAGAGGAAGAGGGGGCTCTTGTGAGTTATCTATTATACATGGCGGATCATGGTTTCCCTATGACACGAAACAGAACCCGTGTTTATATCCGGGAAATCATTAAGCAAGGAG GTAGGACATATCCGTATAAGGTGTCAGAGAATGGGCCGTCAGACGAATGGTTCCGAAAATTGTTTGCGCGCCACCCAGAACTTCAGGAACGGACGCCCGAGAGTTTGGATCCGGCACGTTCCTCAATGTCGAGGGAGGATGTCATATACCCATTCTTTGACTTTCTGGACAAAACCCTCACACAGTATGGTGTAAAAGATAAACCGTCACAA ATGAAAACTCGGCCCAGACATGTAAAGAATGTGGACGTTTCACGGTTAACCCTCTGGTCAAGGCCGGTCTAG